The DNA segment CAAAAACAAAAGATGAACCTGACGGTCTATCTCCTGATGACCTTGTAAAGGTTCTTAGGTTGTTTCTTCTTTCAAATCTGGTTATCTTGGTTAGTTTCTTTTGGCATTCATAAATAGTAGTGGTATacgattattattatttttcttatgctTAGTCTCTTATCATATTAACTCTTTACCTATATAATACAATCCAAAGGAAGCTTTTGATGCTCTTAAAACTTTTGAGAGTTTCGTATCATCTTTTTATTGCTTATGGAAATGATTAATCACTTATTCTTGTATTACATTTTATCGAACTCAGGGAATTTGAGGTTGATTTTATTCTTTTGGCTGGATATCTGAAACTTATACCGGCAGAGTTGATTCGAGCTTATTCTAGATCAATTTTCAACATCCAtccatctcttcttccatcttttgGAGGTAAAGGCTATTATGGTATGAAAGTGCATAAGGCAGTTATTGCTTCTGGAGCAAGGTATATTTTTGCCTTTAGTTTCACATATCATGTTTCTGTTTTAGTCTtctttgtgtttttatttttattcttggcattttgaattttttcagtTAGTGAAGTCTTCTTTGGTCATGATTGTTTAGATACTCAGGTGCAACAATACACTTTGTTGATGAGCATTACGATACGGGTCGAATACTTGCACAGAAAATTGTCCCTGTGCTTGCCAATGACACCGCCGAGGAGTTAGCTGCTAGGGTTTTGCGAGAGGTGAGGttcttttatgttgttttttCCTTAAAGTAAATGTTTTCGTACATTTAACATCACACCGAAACGAATCACACAATAGTAAATTGATAATAAGATGGTGACAAAATCAGGGTATACTTATTGCCAAGTTCCTTTTCATATTCTGCATTGCAAATCAAAAAGTTCATTAAGGATTTAGCAAATTTACAACGATTATCATACTTTTACAGGAACATAAGTTATACGTAGAGGTGACAGCTGCTTTATGCGAAGACCGGATAGTTTGGAGAGAAGACGGTGTTCCTCTCATTCAGAGCAAGGAAAACCCTGAAGAATATTACTAACAAAACTTAATTGCAGCACTTGCGTTTTGTTATTTAGACAGTTGGAAGTTATTGTATCCTTAAACTCGGATGTTATGATTTTGCAAGTACAACAATAAGTTGGGAGATTACATATTTTTCCCAGTATGCAAACATTTGCTTAGGCTTTTGCCTTTTTATTGTTGTAAATGGAAACTGTTTTGCTTATCAAGTTCTCATCATCTATTCAGAGAAAATGGTTATGCTTAGCTCGCTCTTATACTAATTTTTTGAGAGAGAATGTAGCAAAAATGCCaaaagtaaatattttataaatttaacccGTGAATTTAACTAGTTTCTATTGAcatgtgttttctttttttttttttaccttagaTAAATTTACTTGCCTAAATATTTGAGGGATGATTTGGAGAAAATGAAGAACAGATTGTATGAGAATATAATTAACAAATTGTATGAGAATATAATTAACAAAGCTTTATTTTCTGATAAAATTGAACATGCTTTTATGTATCCCAACAACTTGATCGTAAAACAGCGGTATATTGtggttttagtccctctattatattaaaatttgggaACTAATTTTTCTTTGACATAATTTGGTCTTTCTACTTATATTATTAGTAGGTCCAAACTGATTACACCTTAAGTTAGTTGTTTTcattaaagtgatttttttttaactttattcgATTAGATAGTTGGGGTAAGTGGAAATCTAGCCACTTATATTCAATcgataataaatttaaatgttaGATGGATGCTAatggattttttaaaaacatcTATATTACCATTTTAATGGAAACAACTAAGTTAAAAGGTATTACCAATTTTGAtctataaattatgtcaaattatagtagaaggattaaatacaaaatattaacatAGAAGAGggacaaaaaaacaaaattagagGTGTTTTGTGTCAGCGTCACACTGGTCACCATTTTGAACTCCAAAAAGATGTGCGGCTGAGATCTCTCCTCCTCCTCAGTTGCCCTAGATATTTCCTCTATATAAACAGATACAGCGGCTAGGGTTTTATATTAGTATCGGCTCTTCAGTCTTTGAGCTTTCCCCTCATTTTTCGAAATGTAAGAAAATGATGATAAGGTATGGAAGCTACATGTACCAAGGGAAGGGTGTGAGTGAAATCAGTACCCTTGATCTTGACTTGCCAATGTGGCTGTAGCTATATCAAATCTAAATGGCTGAGAAGTTAACTGGCCGGTTGTCGTGATTATTCTCCGTTGACTAATCTGCTTACCGAATTTCTCAcagtttcctttttctttttcatttgctcATCTATAGTCATTTCTTTATCAATTAAGAACAAGCACTAATTGATTTGGTTTCTTATGCATTCATCGCAAACTAAGAAGATGGAAAATATCATGGAAAATTTCATGGTATATCGcttctaaattaatatatgatcTTGATTCTAGCCCAGGCTACCTGTACTGTTTCGAGTTTCAGCACTATTCTCACCATTCCTGCTCAATGATGCCTTGTAGGCATCATTGAAAAGTAAGGGAGTCAACGGCCAGTTTAACCGATTCAATAGAGAGATGTAGTAGGACttaaatctaattaaattttaatgattatttaattttaaaaaattacaaaataattatttaatttttttaaagattttcattaaattttatttaaaaaaaataaattaattaaaataataaaaataaaatgtaacttTCTCCTAAATTTAAGATTATGATTACTTAAAAGAGCTAGAATgagattatattttatattaaggaATTTTGACATTATTTGAGAATAGAAAATTATGGGACAGTTTAGGGCGTCAGAAGCTGCAATCGATAATCTCAAAAGGCAACTAATCACGTTGAGAGGCCACTTTTGTAGTGTAGCCATTGCAGGCCACCCCCATATTTCTTTCTTCCAACTGCTCAAATGAAGGCCAATTGGCAATCCATAAGTTTCCAACTTCATACTTCCACATCTccagttttcttttcttcttatcgaAATCACATCTTGGAAATAGTTCATAGATCAAATTCGAAACTTGAtatcaattaaaacaaaatttttatcaCTACATTACGGGTATACTTAAGGGAAAATTGTTAGTTTACAGTTTGTGATTTCTTAAAAGAATCACcaacttattatcatttttttttaatttctgctgCAAACCCACGTTACTTTCTATTACATCCAAACTGCCAGAGCTACAAATTTCTTCTTCCTTGGCATTGGCAAAGAAGCTAGATGGGTTTTTTGACTTCCATTGTTGTCTTCTTCATTGTCTTTAGTTTAACTTCTTTAATCTAATGAAACTTGACATTCAATTGTTGTCAAGCTTAGATAGGaaagataaataataatgataataataataataataataagcagggcaagtagacctgatcatgggttaAACTAATGCAAAATTCTAAGCTCGAGTTTGGCTTGGCCTAAAAAAAATGGTCTAAAATTTTGTCAAAACTCGGTCCAAATAAAAATTGGTAAACCAGAGCTCAACCCGACCTGTTagtgttaattttttatatataaaaataaatttaaaaaaataatacaacaaatatactaaaaatattaaaataaatatttttaataaattgaaaatacataaaaaaacttaaataatactaaaataattgtaaataacaacaaaataataatataatagcaaCATAACattaggaaaaaaatttaaacaaatttggATTAGATCAGATTAGACTTGagcaaaaaaaatttacatgaggcttctatttaaaaaataaaatttatttttcaaatttatattttaattttaagttttttattttttgaataagccTTGAAGCTTAGACGAATCAAGTTACCATCATCGGTCTAGGGGCAAGGGATTGATGTCTATCATTGCTGACAGATTTACGGACGTGAGGATAGTAAAACCCTGTACTTAAGTTAGATGTCCAGTATTAAGTGCGATATAAATATATGCAATAGAATTTTCATTTTTCCAACTAATCTTGCATCACattagaacaaaaagaaaaaaaaaataatgaaagataCCAAAAGACCCATCCATGGTTTGATTCCACAGATATGGAAAGTATGGTTGtcgtctttttcttttcaacCATTGCTTTTATCTAACTTCTAATAATTGGAGAATGCATTGTCATTAAGATGCTGAAGTAGCCATCCTAAATGTCCTCTTCTCTACACTAGTTCACCATCCCTACAATTTTTTATGACCTGTTGCTAGAGactatattatttgttttaattaagggtAAACTATCTAGTTGGTAACTCTACTTTTAGggtgttttcattttggtcactcaacttttaggGTATTTtcgttttagtcactcaactattaaatCTCTATTGGCGATTAACTATATACATCAtatcatgtttacactttcattttggtcaccaaaaaaaagtcattttttaaACTATTGATTcgggtaaaaaaaattaaggattaaaagTGAAAAAGCATCAGAAACTAAAATATTGCGTTAAAAATCTATTCAATATTACTTTTTTATTTCATTgcttaaaattctaattttttttaatattgaaaatttaaattttaaaatataaaaattaattaaataattcgtTGAAATTATTATATCCCTTGATAATGTTAACCGATTTGTTACactaatattgaaattaattaaattaatctctttctaaattttaaaattttattttatgtttccataTTATTCTTAATGAAATCAACTCAATAacacatatttaataattttctgCGAAACTtatatttcttttgattataaAATCTCAAATATTCCATACTAActtaaaagcaaagaaaaataattacaattaattaaattaattgcttgTTCTTCATCTGGGTAAagaaatgatgaaaaaaaattctaGACTTTGTTTGACatggaagataaaattaattaattgtaaggatttttctttacttttagcttAGTATGAAAGACTCGAgatcatataatcaaaagaaatttgaatttcatgtacaattattaaagatgatttatttggaaacataaaataaaatttaaaaggagactaaattaattaatttaattaatttcaatattatagtaacaaatcaaTTGACACTATTAAGGGATAAAAATAatcattaacttatttaatttttttttatgttttcaaatttaaaatttcaatattgaaaaaaaaaagaaattttgaacTTTTGACAAGGAGgtacaatttgacaatttttaaagCATTAATTTAGTTTTCACCGCTTcttcactttaatccttaatgtTTTTTCCCTGATCAATACTTAAAAAATGGATATTTTTTGgttgatcaaaataaaaatgtgaacATAAAGTGTCGTGTATAGTTAACTGTCGTAAGAGATTTAAcggttgggtgactaaaatgaaagtgccCTAAAATTTGAGTAACCTAAAGTAGTTTACCCTTTACTTAAATAGTTCAATAATTTCAAGGCGttctaatttagtcattaaaGTATGTGTATTGTATCAATAAGATCCTTCTATTAGCCTAGATATCAACTTAGGTGTTAAATGTCAATTCATATATGACCTAGAGCATGATTAAAACAcatgatcaaattgtaaaatattatatGGATCTAACATGTTAAAAACCTGTGTCATTAGGGATATTCTTTTAACATGTAAAATCTAAAATTGTTGAAACAGTAGCTAGATACGTGTTTGCTATCTAACCCAAACTAATGGCGAGATTGCCTAAAAGACTTAATTGATAAGATACTAATACTCCAAGGACTCATTTAGAATGTTTTGAAGTTTGGGGACCAATTTAAGGTCTAGGTCATAGTTTAGGGATGTCTTCTAGAATTAACCCATAAAACAATGATGCCGTCCACGCTCTCGTTGCTGCCATTGAGCATTCACATTTCCAAAGTAGAGTTCACCCCCTTTTGTTCTTTATAAATCCCATTCAAATGCTAATTCCTAGCTCTCCCAACCCTGCCCAAATCCATGCTATCTGACATTTGGTGATTTTATTTCATAAGGAGGTCCAATTCCAATGGGTGCAAAAGCAAGCAAGCCCTCCAATTCAAAGCGAGATCAAGCCAAGTCATTTAGTACAACTCAAAGATCATCCTCCATCATTGAATCCATGAAGCCCGAGTGCTtaaaaaagaggaagaagaagaagaagaagcagacaAAAGTGAGGACGTTGACTCTAGAGGATTGGTTATTAGCTTCACCTGGTCCTAAAGGGTTGAACCCAGATTATCTTAATGGAGGTGAACTTCATGTCTTCAAACACTTGTCAAGAAGggtacatcatcatcatcatcatcatcatcgaagTGGACCCTTTACAACAGGAGATAATAATTTGTGTTTGGAACAGGGTTCAGGGGAGGATGTTTCAGGTTCTTCATTTAGGAGAAGCCATAATGGGAAGTTGAAAAAGAAGGTTAGCTTTAAGTTGCCTGAAGAGGGTGACATTGTGCTATTTTACTCAGCAGCTGAATCATTTGAGAGTGATTATCGATCCTTTTAATGTCCGCTGCTACGTGTTGCATGTTGTTGGGCTTTGCTTTCACATCCATCTTTTCTCTTGTTTCTACTTGATGTGAATGATCTCTTTATTGCAAATTACATATGTTTTAGGTTTCTTTGAGTTAAAACACATTCTGAATGGGAGTTCTGATTTGCTTTTCTCATTTCGTTTTGCcaatattaaaattattgttttattcatatatatgtaagAATATATTATACAATAAACCCTCAAGTTTTTGTTGAAATATTCATAGATGATCTTTTTATGTTTATGTCTTCGAAAATATTAGAAattctaataaatatcaaatggAATTATAGATGAATGTATATAACATTCATGGGTATACATTCATGGGAGTATAAGTTGTATTGAAGTTTTAATTTCCCTACTGGAGTGGGTTTGTCAATAGATTTGATACTATTTGTTTTTGCATTGTTCTATTGCCATCCTTGATTAAAATAACTTGAACCTTTAAGAAATAGTTTCTAAACTTCTATCTAGCTAGTCATGGGTTCTGCCCAATTAGATCTAAGCATGGTATCAATACTACACATGATTGTCCAAATTTAAGGCTTGAATAgagattttaaatgtttttcaaatttgtataggcttgtctattatttttttttaatatatatataatatctagTAAtcttatatacttttattttattgaaattttaaatttaaataactgAACATATTTTATGGTATTTGCATTTACCTTTATGGCAAGATATGAATAATTTCTATTAGCTTGTATTAAGTATGGCTAAGATAAAGTATTTATGTGTTTAAGGTTAAGGGTTGAGTAATGTCTGtaaaataattgaataagtttTTCAAAAGAACAGCGCATCTGTATGTTAATAAAGGTATCTGTCATGATGGTTTGATAATGTTGGACATGGATATATTCGTAGTTGTGTGTGACTTAAGAACTGGACAATGTGGGTTCATTTGTGTTATAAAATGGCTAGATTGGAGTTATCTGGAATCCGTTTTGTTTGAGTTGTATAATGACTTCTTCTGAAACAATATcaaatttgattattgattatttgaGAGTCTGGGGTTCTAGAGTAAAATGGCATGGAAATCATCTGAATGATCTACACAGTGTATTATCAGGATGGGTTATGTGGTATTCGTTTAGGGTATGATATGATTAGTAGTTTGTTGATACTCTGATATGCATAAGTATTTGCCAAACGTGTATATGTATCCGCCAATGACTAACAATTGTGAACAACCACCTTGGGCTAAATGTATGTGTGAAGAGATAATCAGTAAGTAATGGACTGCAAAGAATATGGTTATGGTGTTTTAAGCAAGTAGATAATAAGAAAATGTCTGGATAATTAAGTCAGTTTGTTAGTTGAAGGAATTGGTATGAGTAAAAGTGCAATAATTGACGTATAGCTGTAAGTTGGAGATTTTGACTGTGTAATATCCCGCCCGACAAAGCCGCAGTACTTGAGTATTGTTATTAAAAGTAAGACTTATAGAATTGGTTCTGAGTGAATATGGTACTAGATATGACTAAGTGCTCGAAGACTATAGAATGTGCCTTTGGGAGAAGCCTTTATTAAGGCGAGCTTGGTGGTCTG comes from the Gossypium hirsutum isolate 1008001.06 chromosome A06, Gossypium_hirsutum_v2.1, whole genome shotgun sequence genome and includes:
- the LOC107961941 gene encoding phosphoribosylglycinamide formyltransferase, chloroplastic codes for the protein MESQSLFSGFCSNSITPLYRNPQNPLSSSPPSLSYPCFNQSKYQVSFENQYFLSSQRLRSVRRLPCKNSVEKVSNLVPEKEGSKSWVKRKRLAVFVSGGGSNFRSINQACIEGSVNGDVVVLVTNKHACGGSQYARDKGIPVILFPKTKDEPDGLSPDDLVKVLREFEVDFILLAGYLKLIPAELIRAYSRSIFNIHPSLLPSFGGKGYYGMKVHKAVIASGARYSGATIHFVDEHYDTGRILAQKIVPVLANDTAEELAARVLREEHKLYVEVTAALCEDRIVWREDGVPLIQSKENPEEYY